The genomic segment CGCATGAAATAGATACGGAACACTTTTGTGGTCGCGTGCTGGTCCGCATTTTGGATGCACCAGGCGCGAAAGAAGGGGAGCCGGGTCGGGAATACTTTAACGATCGCACCCGTCGTTTTTGCATCCAGATTGAGGGACGCTTTAAGCAAGAATGGTCTGGTGACGATATCTTGTTTGGTTCTGACTTTGACAAATTCGTCCCGTTCCCAAGGGCTCCCTTCAATGCCGGTATGCGTGTGGCAAGAATGATCGATCCTTGTACATTTTACGAGGAGCACCCACCATCAGGTCGTCCGTATATCATGTCGCCCTATGCTGCATGCATGAATGTATTTTGTGCATGGCCGGCTCCACACCGTCTAGATGACGCTATCGTGGTGTCGCATGATCACGGCGATATGCCTAGTTCGGCCGCAGAACACCAAAACGACGGAGGCATTGTGCCGATTGAACGTATCGGCCATGAGCCTCGTTCAGAAGTCACCGAAAAACGATCGTCTAAATGGCTCCCCACTATTTTAAGTTCTCATAAAGATGATCGAGTCACTGACTCTTACTGGCGCTTTCTCGGCTTCAAAGACGACCCTCTTGTTCAGGCCTATATCCATGCTCACTTACCGGTAGCATCGACAAATTCTCCTGCCGCAACGACAAACACGGCGGTATTGCATGCACCCACTCCGACGCCTTCGCTGATGCGGCCTTCGCCCGTCGTAGCATGTCCAAGGCCACGCAAGCTGCAACAAGGTATTAATACAAGTACAATGATCGCGCTTGGCTCTAGCAACAAGCCACATATGACTCTAATGCGCGGGCACATTGACAGATCAGACACACCAGACTTGCCTGTCTTCCTTTCGTCCAACTTGGTGTTGTCGAAGCACGACACTCATGGATCGCCTGGCATGATCCAGACACCCGTTCCGCGACCTGTCAACACCAATGCTACTGTAAAGATGCTCCAGCAAATGCGCGTGACGCCAAGTCCTGCCAGCTCGTTGGGCTCAGTTCTGTCTCTGGACGACAAGCTGGGGCCATGGCGCTTTAAGGATCCTGGCGCCGATATGATCGAAGACAATGCCTTTATATTCAAGACGGAGAGTGTGCCTGTCTCCAAACGCCGTAAATACTTTGCAGATGAGGCAAACCGAAAAAATTTCAAATATCATCCGGATGTTGTGTATGGTACATCCTTCTTTTCCAATCTCTTTGACTTCAACAGCTTTGACCTCAGCATTGGTCCGGTACATATCAATGTTCATCCCTTTTTCCGTGAGATGCCTATTCGCTATACGTTGCGATCAAAGACCGATGAAAACATCGTGTTCTGTACAGTGTCATTTCAGCTAGTCGACTAATCTGTGATGGTCGTTTCTGTTGCTATATGGTCCGTCTCAGCACCCGGGAAAAGCCATACATTCGAGTCGCCGACACGTGTAGGTGCATCAGGTGCTGCATGCTCACATGGCCATCCAAGTTGTTGGCACAAATACCCGACAATGGGATCCGAATCACCTAGTAATAAGATGTCCATAGCCATGTGAGTAATGGGCGTGCGATTGATCAGAACCGTTGGCACAGAGGGTGGGAAATGCGAGAGTAGATCAGCCACAGGTGCTACTTTTAGTGACGTGCCCATGACCAGAATCAAGTCGACTTGATCTCGATCCGCCAGTACGCAGTGTTCAAATTCATCCGGGAGCTTCTCGCCAAAAAAGGTGATGTCTGGTTTCATAATGCCAAATGCCAGACCGTGGTCATCTTCATCACTCTCATCGATTTTTTGTCGCTTGATTGCCTTGGTCTTTCTTCGCTCTTCGCACATTTTACACATGGGTATACGTTTAGACATGATAGCATCACGAATTTCTTGGCCATCCACTTGGTATTTGCATCGCGGGTCAGTGCACGTGGCAGATGCAAACGAGCCATGACATTGAACTACGCGTTCAATACCAGCTTTTTGCTCCAGAGTGTCAATGTTTTGTGAGTACATGCGTAAAAGTTTTCCATGCTTCTCGATCTCGCGGACAAAGTAATGGGTCGGTGACGGCTCAAAGTTAGCGGGATAAATAGAATGAGCAAACGAATAAAACATGCTGGGATCGCGAAGAAAAGTCTCCTTGTCAAACATGTCAGACGGATCATCTAGTTCATATTTCGATTCTTGTGCAAGTATGGCATAAATACCATCTTTGGAGCGGAAATCCGGTATACCGCAGGATACAGAAATGCCTGCACCGCACAGCACCACAATCCGCTTACTTTTTCTGAGTAATTGAATAGCATCGTCCACCGTGTTGTAATGTGGTAGCTTCTGCCGCTGACGAAGAATTCGAATAAACACCATTTTTAAGATAGGTAAGAGCATGTAGGGCTCCTCGTCGGCTTCTTGCAGCATGGAACGCGGCAACATAACGCCCAAAGAGAGCAAAATATCCAAAATGCGAGATGGATTTGGCATGATATGTCGACGAAGGCATTCGACCATTCCCACCTCGCGCAAATCATGAAGGATGTCAGCCACGTCGTCTGGTGCTAGCGGACCGAAAACGTAGTCTGACGACTCACTCTCATCAGAGCGGCTCGACATCGACGGTGATTGACAAGCAAGGTTTTCACTTTCCATTTCTTCCATGAGCTCCTTTTCAGCTTCTTCCTCCAAATGATCCAAAGCATCCGAATCTAGGTCATCATCGAGTTCTGTGAGTCGTTGGAGTGCTGCCAAATCTTGCGTGTCAGTCATAGTGGAGGATAAAAAATGTGGCACTCCATCCCGCCACTATCATGAGCAAAGGAAAATTGactcgtggacgaggccaagGGCGTGGCCGCGGTCGAGGTCGCGGTCGCGGTGGTTTCGTCAGAGGAAGATCTCGAAAGGGTCTTGGAGCCGGTAAAATTGGAAGTCTTCCTTTTGATCTCGCTAGTTTCTCAAAACTTGATGCCACAACGCCAAGCTCTGACAATGATGAACGCGCCCCGGAACGGCAACGCGGTGGGAAGAAAACTCGGGGGCAAAGGGGGAGAAGAGGTGGATCTCATTCTGTTACTTCGCACAATCGTGTCCCATTTAACTATAATACCCGACAAGCGAAACCGCCACTACCTGAAGAAGCAGACAAGCTGCAGGTGGAAAAGGAACTGGGAAAGCAGGAATTCCGAAAGGATTCTTCAGATCATCGAGAAAAATCGGAGGATGAGGAGGATAAAGACGAGGAAGTTGTAATTGAGCCACATAAGAGCTACAAAAAGAGCATTCCTCATCGAAGAAAGTTAGAGGGACTCGTTGTGGATGAGTATAAGCATGTCTCTGAAAAAAGAGAGTACAATGCTATGGCTTTGATAAGACACAGTAACCCTTTACGTCGACCTGTTCTTTTTGTCAGAGCTTCAGGCTCGTTTGATAAATCAGGCGTGCTGGAACCTTCCCCTCCGGATGAGCCTGAGTCACGAGCGGCGACCAAGGAGCCATCTCACGAAAAAGACTTGCTGGAAGCACCAAACTCTACCTATATGCATGCATCAGTATCAGAAGGCAAGGTGGAATCTTCGAGCATGTCAGAGCTTGTTGACAACACGGAGGAGCATGCTGAGGAAGTGGCCATGCCTGATGACGATGAATTCTTGTCGTTTAAGCTTGCTGACCAAATCCTTGAGAGTGGTACGAAAGGAAAACCAGTGAGTGAACAGGACGCAATTTTGGCTGACTGGATGGAAAATGCGATGATGTCTGACACGGATGACGTGACCATGCCAGCATTACATGCCTTTTCCGACCCGTATGGGGAGCACACCACATTGGAAGATATTGCCATTGATGCACAAGAACGTGAGAATACGGCATGGGAAAGTGACAGCGACAAGGAAGAAGATCGCAACAgcgatgaagatgacgaTCCTGAGGATggcacggacgacgacgatgatgatgacgacgacgacgacattTTGGACGAATCGCTTCATGAGCTTATGCTAAGCAAACTCAGCCAAACTAGCTCGTTGCAAGCAGAGCAGTCTGAGGAAGAGCGATTTGACAGCATTTTACGGGGCTCTTTCTCTAACAAGAATCGTCCTGATCCGTCAAGGGTACCAGCTAGAAGTACGTTGCATGGGCTAACATGGCAGAATCGAAAAAGATGCCCGACTTCCGGGATAGTCTCTGGGCCAATGAACTGCAGGAACAATGGGAAAAGGATCGCTCAAAGAAAGCAGCAAAGAAGCAGCaaagagctgctgcgcgacaagCAGCCGATTACGATCCTTATCCTAATACGCATGGTCATTATAATTCGACAAAGATAACCAAGAAACAGCGCCGTTTGGAAAACCGTCAACGTCGTGCACAGCTGAAGAGTCTTGCGGACCACGCAGAGGATGGCCAGGTAGTAGCGCAAGCTCCCAAGTCATTCGCCGACATTTGTGCATACATTGACGAATTTCTCTTGGACGAAACTCATACTACCCTCACATTGCCCCCTCTCGGTAAGCGTGATCGTGCGGTGGTGCATAATATGGCTGGTGCATATGCGCTGAAATCCAAGAGTCATGGTAAAGGCACGGAGCGCTTCCCCGTGCTGATGAAGACCTCTCGCACTGGCCACTCCGTGGATTATTCGCGACTTAAGCGCTTGTCTCGCATTCCATTTGCGCTGAGCGAACGGGAGTGCGACGCTCATCCAGGCctcggcggtggtggcgtgcgcatcgaaGTAGGCAGGCGACACAAGGATGGCACGCATGTGGGCAAAGGAGCTAAGCAAATCAGCGAAGACAATATTGGCCACAAACTACTGCGTTCTATGGGCTGGTCCTCGGGTCAAGGCATAGGACAGGCGGGTGGACGTACCGAGCCTGTCCAAGCCACTGTCAAGATCACGCGCAGTGGTTTGGGCATGTAACGTCGGCCATCTACCTTTCCATGCAGAGGACATTGTGACCCCCTGTGCTACGATGTCGCCAGCGTGCTGCCTGAGCCTACTTGTCACGGCGGCTGATGCATACCCCGTAGCGCTGCCAGATAAACTACCTGCAGCCCATATTTAGTCATCATACGCCGTTCTCAAGTCCCTGTTGCGCCTCGGCAAGGGCcctcgcggcgcgtggTAGCGACGCGATACTTGGTCACGTGTCAACGAAGGGGTCCTCGATGGAGCGTAACTTGGCTGTTTAGATTTTGTCATCGAATCGTCATCGCATATATTTACGACGTGCTGACACCGTCTTTGCGTCCGTGCTATGGACACTGATACTCCTGGTATCGGGATCAACGAGTTCCAGCACGACGTAGCGTCGCAGCATATGCGTGAACGGGAAATCCTAGAGCACAATGAGCGTGCCATGTGGATTTCTCCGGCAGAGGAGGCAGACCCTCCGCTTCCGCCTGATGCCTTGATCAATGTCCGGCGTGCAAAAAACCGTTTGATCGAAAGCAGCCTTCCTATCGGCACATTGAAACTGGACTTTTGTCCAAGTATTGATGACGCTGACGCTCTGGAGCCTGGAGCCATGAAGGAGAACACAGACGTTGTGTCGAGACGCGAGTCGCAGTCCCTTCACTCTGATATTGCTCTGGAAGAGGATGCATCTCCCGTGTTTGATATGCGCCGATGGCCACTTGCTTCTCCTCCGCCGCAACACTCGCCTCGAGTCCAGTCTCGCGGAGATatgccgccgctgccgccagATGCTGCTTTGCATGTAGCCATCGCCAAGGGGCGCGTGGCTAAGGACAAGTCGAGCATAAAGCGTGTCTCTGACTCTATGGAGGATGATGTGGTGCCCAATCCTGTGCATGATCGCCCCCGTATGCCTCATTCGGCCATCCGGCGAACACGACCCTGGCCAACATCGACGTTCTCGCAGCATTCTCATCGCAGCTATTCACCCGATGATGATGAGCTTCAAAGTGATTATGACCCACCATCTCTCCGTCGCACAGTATCCACTGTCAccatcgtgcgcaagaCATCGACCCGGCCCGATATCGACAGGCTTCCCAagatgccgccgcctcgtcctaAACCCCAGACcatggcgccgccgcctcgtcctgTCGAGCCTGTATCTTCAACGGAAAATGACTGGTCCACGACTTTTGATTCCCTGGATGCATTCGAGCCCAGCTCGCTCGACTTACTAGGTGAACCAAAACAGATGAAGCCAACAA from the Malassezia restricta chromosome II, complete sequence genome contains:
- a CDS encoding NAD-dependent histone deacetylase SIR2, whose amino-acid sequence is MTDTQDLAALQRLTELDDDLDSDALDHLEEEAEKELMEEMESENLACQSPSMSSRSDESESSDYVFGPLAPDDVADILHDLREVGMVECLRRHIMPNPSRILDILLSLGVMLPRSMLQEADEEPYMLLPILKMVFIRILRQRQKLPHYNTVDDAIQLLRKSKRIVVLCGAGISVSCGIPDFRSKDGIYAILAQESKYELDDPSDMFDKETFLRDPSMFYSFAHSIYPANFEPSPTHYFVREIEKHGKLLRMYSQNIDTLEQKAGIERVVQCHGSFASATCTDPRCKYQVDGQEIRDAIMSKRIPMCKMCEERRKTKAIKRQKIDESDEDDHGLAFGIMKPDITFFGEKLPDEFEHCVLADRDQVDLILVMGTSLKVAPVADLLSHFPPSVPTVLINRTPITHMAMDILLLGDSDPIVGYLCQQLGWPCEHAAPDAPTRVGDSNVWLFPGAETDHIATETTITD
- a CDS encoding R3H domain protein codes for the protein MSKGKLTRGRGQGRGRGRGRGRGGFVRGRSRKGLGAGKIGSLPFDLASFSKLDATTPSSDNDERAPERQRGGKKTRGQRGRRGGSHSVTSHNRVPFNYNTRQAKPPLPEEADKLQVEKELGKQEFRKDSSDHREKSEDEEDKDEEVVIEPHKSYKKSIPHRRKLEGLVVDEYKHVSEKREYNAMALIRHSNPLRRPVLFVRASGSFDKSGVLEPSPPDEPESRAATKEPSHEKDLLEAPNSTYMHASVSEGKVESSSMSELVDNTEEHAEEVAMPDDDEFLSFKLADQILESGTKGKPVSEQDAILADWMENAMMSDTDDVTMPALHAFSDPYGEHTTLEDIAIDAQERENTAWESDSDKEEDRNSDEDDDPEDGTDDDDDDDDDDDILDESLHELMLSKLSQTSSLQAEQSEEERFDSILRGSFSNKNRPDPSRVPARKSKKMPDFRDSLWANELQEQWEKDRSKKAAKKQQRAAARQAADYDPYPNTHGHYNSTKITKKQRRLENRQRRAQLKSLADHAEDGQVVAQAPKSFADICAYIDEFLLDETHTTLTLPPLGKRDRAVVHNMAGAYALKSKSHGKGTERFPVLMKTSRTGHSVDYSRLKRLSRIPFALSERECDAHPGLGGGGVRIEVGRRHKDGTHVGKGAKQISEDNIGHKLLRSMGWSSGQGIGQAGGRTEPVQATVKITRSGLGM